The following are from one region of the Pseudohongiella spirulinae genome:
- the rlmE gene encoding 23S rRNA (uridine(2552)-2'-O)-methyltransferase RlmE encodes MARSKSSKRWLDEHVNDPYVKRAQQDGYRSRASYKLIELINKDNLLKSGMLVVDLGSAPGGWSQVVAPLVGDRGRVIASDILPMDSIADVEFIQGDFTEQSVFDQIMQTLGGSQADLVISDMAPNISGVDAADQAASMYLVELALDMAQQVLKPGGNFVAKVFHGEGYDDYVKAVRSHFDKVVIRKPEASRARSREVYLVAKGFRS; translated from the coding sequence ATGGCCAGATCCAAAAGCAGCAAACGTTGGCTGGACGAACATGTCAACGACCCTTACGTGAAACGCGCCCAGCAGGATGGTTATCGCTCGCGTGCCAGTTACAAGCTGATCGAGCTGATCAACAAGGACAATCTGCTTAAATCCGGCATGCTGGTGGTGGACCTGGGTTCCGCACCCGGCGGCTGGTCGCAGGTGGTTGCGCCACTGGTCGGTGATAGAGGCCGGGTGATTGCCTCTGACATTCTGCCGATGGATTCAATTGCCGACGTGGAGTTTATTCAGGGGGATTTTACTGAGCAAAGCGTGTTCGATCAGATCATGCAGACCCTGGGCGGCAGTCAGGCCGATCTGGTGATATCGGATATGGCGCCCAATATCAGCGGCGTTGATGCCGCCGATCAGGCCGCGTCCATGTACCTGGTGGAGCTGGCTCTGGATATGGCACAGCAAGTGCTTAAACCGGGGGGAAATTTTGTCGCCAAGGTCTTTCACGGCGAAGGCTACGACGACTATGTGAAAGCCGTGCGCAGCCACTTTGATAAAGTCGTGATTCGCAAACCAGAAGCCTCGCGCGCCAGATCGCGCGAGGTCTACCTGGTTGCCAAGGGCTTTCGTTCCTGA
- the ggt gene encoding gamma-glutamyltransferase, which yields MNMRSVTNAMVFVLVLLLPAGLFAEGGRTPLRVENGIVTSASRLASDVGVDILKRGGNAVDASVATAFALAVTWPTAGNIGGGGFMVYHGEDGHATTFDFREKAPLAASERMYVGADGQSTNMQHRGFLSVGVPGTVAGLYMAHQKHGNLPWADLVDPAVKLARDGIPITYALYDGFRRNQSFWDQFPSSAAVFLKADGSQYQLGDTWKQPDLARTLERIRDEGRDGFYKGENARMLANFMQANGGLITEEDLAMYEAVEREPVRGTYRGYDIISMPPPSSGGIGIIQMLNILEGFDLAAMGHNSADYLHVLTEAMRRSYANRAEFLGDPDFNPDMPVNRLISKEHAANLRATIDMEKASVSDESRFGQIYESEETTHFSVVDKDGNMVSLTYTLENSYGSRIVAEGGGYLLNNEMGDFNPVPGVTNRDGQIGTDPNLVAPQKRMLSSMSPTIVAQNGKPVLAIGSPGGRTIINTTMQVILNMIDHGMNVAQAVEAGRMHHQWLPDRSSFEGMMFSPDTIRLYEAKGHTVNARGNQGSAMGIFHDRETGLYHGSADSRAGDGAAVGY from the coding sequence ATGAATATGCGTAGCGTAACCAACGCGATGGTTTTTGTGTTGGTTTTGTTGTTGCCGGCCGGTTTATTTGCAGAAGGCGGGCGCACACCACTGCGAGTTGAGAACGGCATTGTCACCAGCGCGTCTCGACTGGCATCCGACGTGGGTGTTGATATTTTGAAGCGTGGCGGCAACGCCGTTGATGCCAGTGTTGCAACGGCATTTGCATTGGCAGTGACCTGGCCCACAGCCGGCAATATCGGTGGCGGCGGATTTATGGTTTATCACGGCGAAGATGGACACGCCACAACCTTTGATTTCCGTGAGAAAGCACCGCTGGCTGCCTCAGAACGCATGTATGTAGGCGCTGATGGCCAGAGCACCAACATGCAGCATCGTGGTTTCCTGTCTGTTGGTGTGCCGGGCACTGTCGCCGGCCTGTATATGGCTCACCAGAAACATGGCAATCTGCCCTGGGCTGATCTGGTTGACCCCGCCGTCAAACTGGCGCGTGATGGTATTCCAATTACATATGCCCTCTACGATGGCTTCCGACGTAATCAGTCATTCTGGGATCAGTTCCCCTCCTCAGCGGCTGTTTTCCTGAAAGCGGATGGTTCCCAGTACCAGCTGGGTGATACGTGGAAACAGCCCGATCTGGCGCGCACGCTGGAGCGCATTCGTGATGAAGGCCGCGACGGATTCTATAAAGGCGAAAACGCCCGCATGCTGGCCAATTTCATGCAGGCAAACGGTGGCCTGATCACTGAAGAAGATCTGGCCATGTATGAGGCGGTAGAGCGTGAGCCGGTGCGTGGCACCTATCGCGGCTACGACATTATCAGCATGCCGCCGCCCAGCTCCGGCGGTATTGGTATCATCCAGATGCTGAATATTCTGGAAGGTTTTGATCTGGCCGCCATGGGTCATAACTCAGCCGATTATTTGCATGTGCTGACCGAGGCCATGCGCCGCTCCTATGCGAACCGTGCCGAGTTTCTGGGCGATCCTGACTTTAACCCGGATATGCCGGTCAATCGACTGATCAGCAAAGAGCATGCAGCCAATCTGCGCGCTACCATCGATATGGAAAAGGCCTCAGTCAGTGACGAAAGCCGCTTTGGTCAGATCTATGAGAGTGAAGAAACCACGCACTTCTCGGTCGTTGATAAAGACGGCAATATGGTGTCGCTGACCTACACGCTGGAAAACAGCTATGGTTCACGCATTGTCGCCGAAGGTGGCGGTTATCTGCTGAACAATGAAATGGGTGACTTTAACCCGGTACCTGGCGTCACCAATCGCGATGGTCAGATTGGAACCGATCCTAATCTGGTAGCGCCGCAAAAGCGCATGCTCTCCAGCATGTCACCAACAATCGTTGCACAAAACGGCAAGCCGGTTTTGGCGATTGGCAGTCCCGGTGGGCGTACCATCATCAACACCACCATGCAGGTTATCCTGAACATGATTGATCATGGCATGAATGTCGCGCAGGCTGTCGAGGCCGGACGTATGCACCATCAGTGGTTGCCGGATCGCAGCAGTTTCGAGGGTATGATGTTCTCACCCGACACGATTCGTCTGTATGAAGCAAAAGGCCATACCGTTAATGCACGGGGAAATCAGGGTTCGGCCATGGGTATTTTCCACGATCGGGAAACCGGTCTGTATCATGGTTCAGCCGATTCCCGCGCAGGTGACGGAGCCGCGGTCGGTTACTGA
- a CDS encoding D-amino-acid transaminase, translating into MSASERIVYLNGEYLPHNQARVSVFDRGFLFGDGVYEVIPVLQGKLVDEDYSVERLSRSLNEISMAWPCSTQDYLHMLRTLIDRNHLQEGSVYVQVTRGVAERDFAYPKNTPSSIMAFTSERLLLNNPLAERGVSVVTVPDLRWKRRDIKSLNLLAQCMAKQEAAAQGAFEAWMVEDGRITEGSSSSAFIVKDGHIITRALSNAILPGIRRRVIIELTEKEGLVLEQRPFSVEEAHHADEAFLSSATTLVLPVVLVDGQAVGDGKPGAITQRLRELYIATLLAEAARK; encoded by the coding sequence ATGTCAGCCAGCGAACGGATTGTTTATTTAAATGGGGAATATCTGCCGCATAATCAGGCGCGAGTATCCGTATTCGATCGTGGATTCCTGTTTGGTGATGGTGTCTACGAGGTCATCCCTGTGCTGCAGGGTAAGCTGGTCGACGAGGATTATTCCGTCGAACGTCTGAGCCGCAGTTTGAATGAAATCAGCATGGCGTGGCCGTGCAGCACGCAAGACTATCTGCACATGCTGCGTACCCTGATTGATCGCAACCATTTGCAGGAAGGCAGCGTTTACGTACAGGTCACCCGCGGGGTGGCTGAGCGTGATTTCGCCTATCCGAAAAACACACCCAGCAGCATAATGGCCTTCACCAGTGAACGTCTGTTGTTAAACAATCCGCTGGCCGAGAGGGGTGTCAGTGTCGTCACTGTGCCGGATCTGCGCTGGAAGCGGCGGGATATCAAATCCCTGAACCTGCTTGCGCAGTGTATGGCCAAGCAGGAGGCTGCGGCTCAGGGAGCCTTTGAAGCGTGGATGGTTGAAGATGGCCGGATAACCGAAGGCTCTTCTTCCTCGGCGTTTATTGTCAAAGATGGTCATATCATTACCCGGGCATTGTCGAATGCCATTCTGCCTGGCATACGCCGACGCGTGATTATTGAACTGACAGAAAAAGAAGGCCTGGTGCTGGAGCAGCGTCCCTTTTCGGTGGAAGAGGCACATCATGCGGATGAAGCTTTTCTGAGTAGTGCCACCACTCTGGTACTGCCGGTTGTATTGGTGGACGGGCAGGCTGTCGGTGACGGCAAACCGGGAGCGATCACGCAGCGCCTGCGGGAGCTGTATATTGCAACTTTACTGGCGGAAGCAGCACGAAAATAG
- the nhaC gene encoding Na+/H+ antiporter NhaC, translating to MKTPHFLPSLICFSGNLLVIALGLFVFQISLHSLMFICLLWTGVHVSLLGYDYPSIRQMMVEGISQALPAIFIFMLIGMLIAAFMQSGTVAALIFYGLDLLSPTWFLAAGLILCSLMSVATGTSWGTAGTVGIVLIGLGSAMNIPLPLVAGMVICGATFGDKMSPVSDTTNLAAMSAGTSLFRHIGSMLYTTVPAYLLCLLSFLALGFTYADSNLPQAQISEIQLALSAVFSLNLFVTLLPLLVMLTLSLSRVSAEISMSVSIVVAVIVAVFYQQQLPADVLNSLWSNQPGQTGIIMLDELLGRGGLLSMSWTLLLSVMALGLGGMLYRSGILRALLYGFIQRLRSATALVAGTIVGGLTGNMAMGEAYISIILNSQLFGPAYEEKGLDAAVLSRSVEEGSTMTTALIPWTTAGAFYAVTLGVPVLEYLPYAFFNYLNPVVSVLMAALGVGLLKKKIGQIKG from the coding sequence GTGAAGACCCCGCACTTTCTACCTAGTCTGATCTGCTTCAGCGGTAACCTGCTGGTCATCGCACTGGGCCTGTTTGTTTTTCAGATCAGTCTGCACAGTCTGATGTTTATCTGCCTGCTGTGGACCGGTGTTCATGTCAGCTTGCTGGGTTACGATTATCCGTCGATCAGGCAGATGATGGTTGAGGGCATCAGTCAGGCCCTGCCGGCCATCTTTATCTTCATGCTGATCGGTATGTTGATCGCCGCTTTCATGCAAAGCGGCACGGTGGCTGCCTTGATCTTTTATGGTCTGGATCTGCTGAGTCCGACCTGGTTTCTGGCTGCCGGTTTGATTCTATGCAGTCTGATGTCTGTGGCAACTGGCACGTCGTGGGGCACGGCTGGTACGGTCGGCATCGTTCTGATCGGCCTGGGATCAGCCATGAATATTCCGCTGCCGCTGGTGGCAGGCATGGTCATCTGCGGTGCCACCTTTGGTGACAAGATGTCGCCGGTTTCTGATACAACCAATCTGGCCGCCATGAGTGCAGGCACATCGTTATTCCGGCATATCGGCTCCATGCTTTATACCACCGTGCCGGCTTATCTGCTTTGTCTGCTGAGTTTTCTGGCCCTGGGCTTCACGTATGCCGATAGCAACCTGCCACAAGCACAGATATCAGAAATACAGCTGGCACTTAGCGCGGTGTTCAGTCTGAATCTGTTTGTTACGCTGCTGCCCTTGCTGGTAATGCTGACGCTGAGTTTGAGTCGAGTTTCTGCAGAGATCAGCATGAGTGTCAGCATTGTGGTGGCCGTGATAGTCGCCGTGTTTTATCAGCAACAACTGCCCGCCGATGTCCTGAATAGTCTGTGGAGCAATCAGCCCGGACAGACGGGAATCATCATGCTGGACGAACTGCTGGGCCGTGGCGGTCTGCTGAGCATGAGCTGGACGCTGCTGCTGTCGGTCATGGCACTGGGCCTGGGTGGCATGCTGTATCGCTCTGGAATTCTCAGAGCACTGCTTTACGGTTTTATTCAACGACTTCGATCAGCCACTGCGCTGGTCGCGGGTACTATTGTGGGTGGTCTGACTGGCAATATGGCCATGGGAGAGGCTTATATCAGCATTATCCTCAACAGCCAGTTATTTGGTCCGGCCTATGAAGAAAAAGGTCTGGATGCAGCTGTGCTGTCGCGCTCGGTTGAAGAAGGGTCAACAATGACTACCGCATTGATACCCTGGACCACGGCCGGTGCCTTTTATGCCGTGACTTTGGGTGTGCCCGTTCTCGAGTATCTGCCTTACGCGTTTTTTAATTATCTCAATCCTGTTGTCTCAGTACTGATGGCCGCTCTGGGAGTGGGTTTACTAAAAAAGAAAATCGGGCAAATTAAAGGTTGA
- a CDS encoding efflux RND transporter permease subunit yields the protein MKPIIAWFVKNPVAANLLMMFFIVAGITAFMNTRQEEFPSIETGTIQINVPYRGASPDEAEQAICIVLEEALRNIENVERITSTAREGACAATLQMTSEADINRSLNEVKSAVDGIVNFPADIERPIVASFSVVGTVMSLALSADTDEETLKRLADEVRLDLLDLPEVSRVEVSYVRPREISIEVPELLLRQYGLTLNEVATAIDRNAMDMPAGTLRTPGGDVLLRSKGRMRSGEEYEDIIIRTNTDGSRLRLGDIATVRDDFEEGYLRARVDGRRAVTIDVFRVGDEDIIASADATRAYAERKARTLPEGVQLEVLTDDARALRERVSTVSSNAYSGFLLVLAVLALFLRFKLAIWVAAGIPIAIFGALAIFPYFDITISSITIMAFILVLGIIVDDAIVVGERIFVYEQTGIDREEAAIKGTYEVSVPVIFGVATTIAAFLPLLLLDGPMGGFFNVIGGVVILCLLASVVESQLILPGHLAHRKTTGYLFEGSRFVNTWHHFQGRLASGLEYFASHVYQPALRKCLHHRYSTWAAATAVIIITVGLLASGRVVFQFFPAVEGDRIYASLQMPEGVAVDLTEQALAKIEGAAQQLRVELDQELAERIAAGTANGQVTTVVDKTLTTLGARINRGGPPTGRGNAGGSHIAEVVLILNSYKDRGEISANEIRDRWREKVGVIPDALELSFVSDSFSAGEALSFRMEGRSEQNLRLATAELREALARYPGVLDITDSFREGKQEVQISLLDAGIQLGFTLEEVSRQVRQAFFGVEAQRIQRDTDEIRVMVRYPQDERQSLGNLENLMLRTPAGGEVPLASVADLQLGNAYSTINRQNGRRVITVNADVNRAVSAPEEVTREIVAQFRDSWSAQYDIDLVLSGEGEQRARSLGELFSSYPLALLIMFALLAIPLKSYAQPLIIMSVIPFGAIGAIVGHYIMGQELVFFSLIGIVALGGVVVNASLVLVVYINSEVKAGHSLVEAVSSAGVARFRPVFLTSVTTFIGLVPLMFTPSPATFFIIPMAVSLAFGVLFATVITLFLVPSLYMILYDFSQHRLLAEEHREDPALST from the coding sequence GTGAAACCCATTATTGCCTGGTTCGTCAAAAATCCAGTTGCCGCCAATCTGTTGATGATGTTTTTCATTGTCGCAGGTATCACTGCCTTTATGAATACTCGCCAGGAAGAATTCCCGAGTATTGAGACTGGAACTATACAGATCAATGTGCCGTATCGAGGGGCGTCCCCTGATGAGGCCGAGCAGGCTATCTGTATTGTCCTTGAAGAGGCGCTGCGAAATATTGAAAACGTAGAGCGCATTACATCGACAGCACGCGAAGGTGCCTGTGCTGCTACTTTACAGATGACGTCGGAAGCAGACATCAATCGTTCTCTCAACGAAGTCAAAAGTGCCGTAGATGGCATTGTCAATTTCCCCGCTGATATAGAAAGGCCCATTGTTGCATCATTCTCTGTTGTTGGTACCGTCATGTCCCTGGCATTGTCGGCCGATACAGACGAAGAGACCCTGAAGCGCCTGGCCGATGAAGTACGTCTGGATCTGCTGGATCTGCCAGAAGTTTCGCGCGTTGAAGTCAGCTACGTTCGCCCGCGAGAGATCTCCATTGAAGTGCCAGAACTTCTGCTGCGCCAGTATGGGCTGACCTTGAACGAGGTGGCGACAGCCATTGACCGTAACGCAATGGATATGCCGGCCGGCACATTGCGTACCCCTGGTGGTGATGTGCTGCTGCGCAGCAAGGGGCGTATGCGCAGCGGCGAAGAATACGAAGATATTATTATCCGCACCAATACCGATGGGTCACGACTGCGGCTCGGTGACATAGCGACGGTACGCGATGATTTCGAAGAGGGATATCTGCGAGCCCGGGTTGACGGTAGGCGTGCCGTGACGATTGATGTATTCAGAGTGGGGGATGAGGATATCATTGCCTCGGCAGATGCCACACGAGCCTATGCCGAACGTAAAGCGAGAACTTTGCCGGAGGGTGTACAGCTGGAAGTGCTGACAGATGACGCCCGTGCTCTTCGCGAACGTGTATCGACGGTCTCAAGCAATGCGTACAGCGGTTTCCTGCTGGTGCTGGCTGTGCTGGCGCTGTTCCTGCGGTTCAAGCTGGCGATCTGGGTGGCAGCCGGTATCCCGATTGCGATCTTTGGCGCTCTGGCCATCTTCCCCTATTTTGATATCACCATCAGCTCGATCACCATCATGGCCTTTATTCTGGTGCTGGGCATCATCGTCGATGACGCCATCGTAGTTGGGGAGCGTATTTTTGTGTATGAGCAGACAGGTATTGACCGCGAAGAGGCGGCCATAAAGGGCACGTATGAAGTGTCCGTGCCGGTCATTTTTGGCGTTGCGACCACCATCGCTGCGTTTTTGCCCCTGTTGCTGCTTGATGGTCCTATGGGTGGCTTTTTCAACGTGATTGGCGGTGTTGTAATTTTATGCCTGTTGGCGAGCGTGGTTGAGTCACAGTTGATCCTGCCGGGGCACCTGGCCCATCGCAAAACCACTGGATACCTGTTTGAAGGTTCCCGATTTGTAAACACCTGGCACCATTTCCAGGGACGGTTGGCATCAGGTCTGGAGTACTTCGCCAGTCACGTGTATCAGCCAGCTCTGCGTAAATGTCTTCACCATCGCTATTCGACCTGGGCGGCTGCGACGGCTGTCATTATTATTACCGTCGGACTGCTGGCCAGTGGTCGGGTGGTTTTTCAGTTCTTTCCGGCGGTGGAAGGTGATCGTATATACGCCAGTCTGCAAATGCCGGAGGGCGTTGCCGTTGATCTGACTGAGCAGGCGCTGGCAAAGATTGAAGGCGCGGCGCAACAGTTGCGTGTCGAGCTGGACCAGGAGCTGGCAGAACGTATAGCCGCCGGCACCGCAAATGGTCAGGTTACGACCGTGGTTGACAAGACGCTGACGACGCTTGGAGCAAGAATTAATCGGGGCGGACCACCAACCGGTCGTGGTAATGCCGGTGGCAGCCATATCGCCGAAGTGGTCTTGATTCTCAACAGTTATAAAGATCGTGGTGAAATCAGCGCCAACGAGATTCGGGATCGCTGGCGGGAAAAAGTGGGTGTAATACCGGATGCGCTGGAACTGAGTTTTGTATCCGATTCTTTTTCCGCTGGCGAGGCGCTTAGCTTCCGCATGGAAGGACGCAGCGAGCAAAATCTGCGTCTGGCTACTGCAGAGCTGCGTGAGGCGCTGGCCAGATATCCAGGCGTTCTGGACATCACCGACTCCTTCCGTGAAGGCAAGCAGGAAGTACAGATAAGCTTGCTGGATGCCGGCATCCAACTGGGCTTTACGCTTGAAGAAGTATCGCGGCAGGTGCGCCAGGCATTTTTTGGTGTCGAAGCGCAACGCATTCAGCGGGATACCGACGAGATCCGGGTCATGGTGCGTTATCCACAGGACGAACGTCAGTCGCTGGGCAACCTTGAGAATCTGATGTTGCGAACACCCGCGGGCGGCGAAGTGCCGCTGGCCAGTGTGGCTGATCTGCAGCTGGGCAATGCTTACTCCACGATTAACCGGCAAAATGGTCGGCGTGTGATCACCGTTAATGCCGACGTCAATCGAGCCGTCAGTGCGCCGGAAGAAGTGACGCGGGAAATTGTCGCGCAATTCCGCGACTCATGGTCGGCTCAATACGATATCGATCTGGTGTTGTCTGGTGAAGGCGAGCAGCGTGCCCGATCGCTGGGCGAACTGTTCTCGAGCTATCCGTTGGCACTGTTGATCATGTTTGCCTTGCTGGCCATTCCGCTCAAATCCTATGCCCAGCCACTGATCATCATGAGTGTCATTCCCTTCGGTGCCATCGGTGCCATCGTCGGTCATTACATTATGGGCCAGGAACTGGTGTTCTTCTCGCTGATAGGCATCGTAGCGCTTGGTGGTGTTGTGGTGAATGCCAGTCTGGTGCTGGTTGTCTACATCAACAGCGAAGTCAAAGCAGGGCATTCACTGGTTGAAGCCGTTTCGAGTGCCGGAGTGGCGCGCTTTCGCCCTGTCTTTCTGACATCTGTCACGACCTTTATTGGCCTGGTGCCACTGATGTTTACGCCGAGTCCGGCCACTTTTTTCATAATACCAATGGCGGTTTCACTGGCCTTCGGAGTGCTGTTTGCAACAGTCATCACGCTGTTTCTGGTACCCAGTCTTTACATGATTCTGTATGATTTCAGCCAGCACCGATTGCTGGCTGAGGAACACCGTGAAGACCCCGCACTTTCTACCTAG
- a CDS encoding efflux RND transporter periplasmic adaptor subunit translates to MKRILLPLAILMSAALVFVVLVRTPERLPLAAPDQAIASVRVAEVSSGIVQLDVQSQGRVQASRRVSLSAATAGPVSWVSPSLVAGGYFSKDEVILRVDSSDYETALERARSGLSQAQSDARFAREELERNTALADQRLISETQLRDLQRQAENTSLRVRDAQAAVAQAELDLRRSEIRAPFNTIVESTSIDIGQQVGRGAALAILLHADEVEIRLPLAINQLDYLDLPLGIRGEIPAELQPDVMVTGLLGKEKQNWQGKLVRMEASIDTGSNAIQAIARVSQDAEGIPLPIGLYVNATISGREVENIVSLPREVVRGNNRVLVVDTENRLWFRDVDVLRLESDRVLVRGGLADGERICLSPIQTIIDGMRVNVVDNAPATTLSAAY, encoded by the coding sequence TTGAAACGTATCCTTTTGCCGCTGGCAATACTCATGTCAGCCGCGCTTGTATTTGTGGTTCTCGTGCGCACGCCTGAACGTCTGCCTCTGGCCGCGCCGGATCAGGCCATTGCCAGTGTCCGTGTTGCCGAGGTTTCATCAGGGATAGTACAGCTTGATGTGCAGTCGCAGGGTCGGGTCCAGGCCAGTCGTCGCGTCAGTCTTTCGGCGGCTACTGCGGGTCCGGTTTCCTGGGTCTCACCTTCCCTCGTTGCTGGCGGTTACTTCTCGAAAGATGAGGTCATTCTGCGCGTTGACAGCAGCGACTATGAAACCGCACTTGAACGAGCCCGCTCTGGCTTGAGCCAGGCGCAAAGCGATGCCCGTTTCGCCCGTGAAGAACTGGAGCGCAACACCGCCCTGGCTGATCAACGTCTGATCAGTGAAACCCAGTTGCGCGATCTGCAGCGGCAAGCGGAAAATACATCCCTGCGTGTTCGCGATGCGCAGGCTGCTGTTGCGCAGGCCGAACTGGATCTGCGCCGCAGTGAGATCCGCGCCCCCTTCAATACAATTGTAGAAAGCACCAGCATAGACATCGGTCAGCAGGTCGGACGTGGTGCAGCGCTGGCCATTCTGCTGCACGCAGATGAAGTGGAAATCCGCCTGCCACTGGCTATCAATCAACTTGATTATCTGGATTTGCCATTGGGTATCCGGGGAGAAATCCCTGCAGAGCTGCAACCTGATGTCATGGTGACTGGCTTGCTGGGCAAGGAAAAACAGAACTGGCAAGGCAAACTGGTACGTATGGAAGCAAGCATCGATACGGGCAGTAATGCCATTCAGGCGATAGCCCGTGTCAGCCAGGATGCAGAAGGAATTCCTTTGCCTATTGGCCTTTACGTGAACGCTACCATCAGCGGGCGCGAAGTTGAGAATATTGTTTCCCTGCCGCGTGAGGTGGTCAGGGGAAATAACCGGGTGCTGGTTGTTGATACCGAGAATCGATTGTGGTTTCGTGATGTGGATGTGTTGCGACTGGAAAGCGACCGTGTACTGGTGCGAGGTGGGCTGGCCGATGGCGAACGCATATGCCTGTCGCCCATTCAGACAATCATCGATGGTATGCGCGTTAACGTCGTTGATAACGCGCCAGCAACTACGTTGAGCGCGGCGTACTGA
- a CDS encoding serine hydrolase domain-containing protein, which produces MKRLLAVMLVSGVFAYSCSSLAQTGNDARWLDPAQDAANLPTGGSILFWRDDQQIAGFRNTHLLSPVRHIQRGDSVMELPRDERDFSSLQYEVAGQQFTFDDYMRHNHVGGVLVLKDGKVLLERYGLGNTERTRWVSFSMTKSIVSLLTGAALHDGYINSIEDPVTDYLPQLKGSSYDGVTIKHVLQMASGTDWNEDYADPNSDVATSPNDMLELMRFMGSKPRVATPGERFNYNTGETNLAGAIVRAAIGNNLAAYLSEKIWKPWGMEADATWISHGPNGGELGGCCIAPTLRDWGRLALLVLNDGVLHDGTRVVPEGWISESIAPSPGSDNYGYLWWLNGDGTFRASGIFGQGIYFNPQENLTIVVQGAWPQATGASFAAHRDAFFSAVSASL; this is translated from the coding sequence ATGAAAAGACTGCTTGCGGTAATGCTGGTTTCTGGTGTCTTTGCCTATTCCTGTTCAAGCCTGGCGCAGACCGGCAATGATGCTCGTTGGCTGGATCCGGCTCAGGATGCTGCCAATTTACCAACTGGCGGCAGCATCCTGTTCTGGCGCGATGATCAACAGATAGCCGGATTTCGCAATACCCATCTGCTTAGTCCGGTGCGCCACATTCAGCGGGGCGATAGCGTGATGGAGTTGCCACGCGATGAGCGGGATTTCTCGTCATTGCAATATGAAGTGGCGGGCCAGCAGTTTACGTTCGATGACTATATGCGTCATAACCATGTTGGCGGCGTGCTGGTACTGAAAGATGGAAAAGTCCTGCTTGAACGATATGGCCTGGGTAATACCGAGCGCACCCGATGGGTGTCGTTCTCCATGACCAAGTCCATTGTGTCCCTGCTGACTGGAGCGGCGTTGCATGATGGCTACATCAACAGTATCGAGGATCCAGTCACCGACTATCTGCCGCAGTTGAAAGGTTCATCTTACGATGGCGTGACCATCAAACACGTCCTGCAGATGGCATCTGGTACTGACTGGAACGAGGACTACGCCGACCCTAACTCAGATGTGGCGACTTCGCCCAATGATATGCTGGAACTCATGCGTTTTATGGGTTCCAAGCCGCGCGTGGCAACGCCTGGCGAGCGGTTCAACTACAATACGGGCGAGACCAATCTGGCTGGTGCCATTGTCAGGGCTGCGATTGGCAATAACCTGGCCGCGTATCTGAGCGAAAAAATCTGGAAACCCTGGGGTATGGAGGCGGATGCCACCTGGATCAGCCACGGCCCGAACGGCGGGGAGCTTGGTGGATGCTGTATTGCACCAACCCTGAGGGATTGGGGGCGACTGGCCTTACTGGTACTGAATGATGGTGTGCTGCATGATGGTACACGCGTTGTTCCGGAAGGTTGGATAAGTGAGTCGATTGCACCGTCGCCAGGCAGCGACAACTATGGCTATTTATGGTGGCTGAATGGCGATGGTACATTTCGCGCCAGTGGTATTTTCGGGCAGGGTATCTACTTCAATCCGCAGGAGAATCTGACGATCGTTGTGCAGGGTGCCTGGCCGCAGGCGACAGGGGCGAGTTTTGCCGCGCACAGAGATGCCTTCTTTAGCGCAGTCAGTGCTTCGCTATAG